The Enterobacter asburiae genome window below encodes:
- the ymiC gene encoding small membrane protein YmiC, protein MNNMTSHKYWSWIGVFTVSILFWSQLIWLALH, encoded by the coding sequence ATGAATAACATGACGTCTCACAAATACTGGTCATGGATCGGCGTTTTTACCGTGTCGATTCTGTTCTGGAGTCAGCTCATCTGGTTGGCCCTCCACTAA
- a CDS encoding YmiA family putative membrane protein yields the protein MRLAMPSGSEEPQRDPALKRKAWLAVFLVSTLFWVVVALLAWKYWG from the coding sequence ATGAGGTTAGCAATGCCTTCAGGAAGTGAAGAACCGCAAAGGGATCCTGCGCTCAAGCGTAAAGCCTGGCTGGCGGTCTTTCTCGTCTCTACCCTGTTTTGGGTGGTGGTTGCTCTCCTGGCCTGGAAATATTGGGGTTAA
- the cysB gene encoding HTH-type transcriptional regulator CysB, which yields MKLQQLRYIVEVVNHNLNVSSTAEGLYTSQPGISKQVRMLEDELGIQIFARSGKHLTQVTPAGQEIIRIAREVLSKVDAIKSVAGEHTWPDKGSLYIATTHTQARYALPGVIKGFIERYPRVSLHMHQGSPTQIAEAVSKGNADFAIATEALHLYDDLVMLPCYHWNRSIVVTPDHPLAGKGSVTIEELAQYPLVTYTFGFTGRSELDTAFNRAGLTPRIVFTATDADVIKTYVRLGLGVGVIASMAVDPVSDPDLVRLDAHDVFSHSTTKIGFRRSTFLRSYMYDFIQRFAPHLTRDVVDTAVALRSNEDIEEMFKDIKLPEK from the coding sequence ATGAAATTACAGCAGCTTCGTTATATCGTTGAGGTGGTGAATCATAACCTTAACGTCTCTTCTACCGCCGAGGGGTTATATACCTCGCAACCGGGCATCAGCAAACAAGTTCGTATGCTGGAGGACGAGTTAGGTATCCAGATATTTGCCCGCAGCGGTAAGCATCTCACCCAGGTAACGCCTGCGGGGCAGGAAATCATCCGCATTGCGCGGGAAGTCCTCTCCAAAGTCGACGCAATTAAGTCTGTGGCGGGGGAACACACCTGGCCGGATAAAGGTTCGCTGTATATTGCCACGACGCATACCCAGGCACGCTATGCGCTACCCGGCGTTATCAAAGGCTTTATCGAGCGTTATCCTCGCGTCTCTTTGCATATGCACCAGGGCTCGCCAACGCAAATTGCTGAAGCCGTCTCCAAGGGTAATGCAGACTTTGCCATCGCCACCGAAGCGCTTCACCTGTATGACGATCTGGTGATGCTTCCTTGCTATCACTGGAATCGTTCTATCGTGGTGACCCCCGATCACCCCCTGGCGGGTAAAGGGTCGGTCACTATCGAAGAGCTGGCTCAATATCCGTTGGTGACGTATACGTTTGGCTTTACCGGACGGTCCGAGCTTGATACGGCCTTTAACCGGGCAGGGTTAACGCCGCGCATTGTCTTTACCGCAACGGACGCCGACGTGATTAAAACCTATGTGCGGCTTGGTCTGGGGGTTGGCGTCATTGCCAGCATGGCGGTGGATCCGGTGTCAGACCCTGACCTGGTGCGTCTTGATGCGCATGATGTTTTCAGTCATAGCACCACAAAGATTGGCTTCCGTCGCAGCACCTTCCTGCGCAGCTATATGTATGATTTTATTCAGCGCTTTGCCCCTCATTTAACGCGTGATGTGGTTGATACCGCCGTTGCATTACGCTCAAATGAAGATATTGAAGAGATGTTTAAAGACATCAAACTCCCCGAAAAATAA
- the topA gene encoding type I DNA topoisomerase — MGKALVIVESPAKAKTINKYLGNDYVVKSSVGHIRDLPTSGSASKKSADSTSTKGAKKPKKDERSALVNRMGVNPWHNWDAQYEVLPGKEKVVNELKQLAEKADHIYLATDLDREGEAIAWHLREVIGGDDKRYSRVVFNEITKNAIRQAFEKPGELNIDRVNAQQARRFMDRVVGYMVSPLLWKKIARGLSAGRVQSVAVRLVVEREREIKAFVPEEFWEVDANVTTPGGDALPLQVSHHNDKPFRPENRDQTMAAVALLEKARYQVLEREDKPTSSKPGAPFITSTLQQAASTRLGYGVKKTMMMAQRLYEAGYITYMRTDSTNLSQDAVNMVRGYISDNFGKKYLPESANQYASKENSQEAHEAIRPSDVSVLAESLKDMEADAQKLYQLIWRQFVACQMTPAKYDSTTLTVGAGDFRLKARGRILRFDGWTKVMPALRKGDEDRTLPAVNKGDELSLVDLVPAQHFTKPPARFSEASLVKELEKRGIGRPSTYASIISTIQDRGYVRVENRRFYAEKMGEIVTDRLEANFRELMNYDFTAQMEDSLDQVASHQAEWKKVLDSFFSDFTDQLEKAEKDPEEGGMLPNQMVLTSIDCPTCGRKMGIRTATTGVFLGCSGYALSPKERCKTTINLVPENEVLNVLEGDDAETNALRAKRRCKKCGTAMDSYLIDPKRKLHVCGNNPTCDGYEIEEGEFRIKGYDGPIVECEKCGSEMHLKMGRFGKYMACTNDECKNTRKILRNGEVAPPKEDPVPLPELPCEKSDAYFVLRDGAAGVFLAANTFPKSRETRAPLVEELHRFRDRLPEKLRYLADAPQQDPEGNKTVVRFSRKTKQQYVAAEKEGKATGWSAFFVDGKWVEGKK, encoded by the coding sequence ATGGGTAAAGCTCTCGTCATCGTTGAGTCCCCGGCAAAAGCCAAAACGATCAATAAGTATCTGGGTAATGACTACGTGGTTAAGTCCAGCGTGGGTCATATCCGCGATTTGCCGACCAGTGGCTCAGCCAGCAAAAAGAGCGCAGACTCTACCTCCACCAAAGGGGCTAAAAAGCCTAAAAAGGATGAACGTAGCGCGCTTGTCAACCGCATGGGTGTTAACCCATGGCATAACTGGGATGCACAATATGAAGTGCTGCCCGGGAAAGAAAAAGTCGTTAACGAGCTGAAGCAGCTTGCTGAAAAAGCAGACCACATCTATCTCGCAACCGACCTTGACCGCGAAGGGGAAGCCATTGCGTGGCACCTGCGGGAAGTGATCGGTGGTGATGACAAACGCTACAGCCGTGTAGTGTTTAACGAAATTACGAAGAATGCGATTCGTCAGGCGTTTGAGAAGCCGGGCGAACTGAATATTGACCGCGTAAACGCACAGCAGGCACGTCGCTTTATGGACCGCGTGGTGGGCTACATGGTCTCTCCACTGCTGTGGAAGAAGATTGCCCGTGGCCTGTCTGCAGGGCGTGTGCAATCCGTCGCCGTGCGTCTGGTCGTTGAGCGTGAGCGCGAAATTAAAGCCTTCGTGCCGGAAGAGTTCTGGGAAGTCGATGCCAATGTGACCACGCCGGGCGGTGACGCTCTGCCGCTGCAGGTGAGCCATCACAACGATAAGCCTTTCCGTCCGGAAAACCGCGACCAGACCATGGCCGCCGTAGCGCTGCTGGAAAAAGCACGCTATCAGGTGCTGGAACGTGAAGACAAACCGACCAGCAGCAAGCCGGGTGCGCCGTTTATTACTTCAACGCTGCAACAGGCTGCAAGCACGCGTCTGGGTTATGGCGTGAAGAAAACCATGATGATGGCGCAGCGCCTGTATGAAGCGGGCTACATCACCTACATGCGTACTGACTCCACCAACCTGAGCCAGGACGCTGTTAATATGGTTCGCGGCTATATCAGCGACAATTTCGGCAAAAAATACCTGCCGGAAAGTGCGAATCAGTACGCCAGCAAAGAGAATTCCCAGGAAGCGCACGAAGCAATTCGTCCTTCCGACGTCTCCGTCCTCGCGGAATCGTTAAAAGATATGGAAGCGGATGCGCAGAAGCTGTATCAGCTGATCTGGCGCCAGTTTGTCGCTTGTCAGATGACGCCTGCGAAGTACGACTCCACAACGCTGACCGTCGGCGCGGGTGATTTCCGCCTGAAGGCGCGCGGTCGTATTCTGCGCTTCGACGGCTGGACGAAAGTGATGCCTGCGCTGCGTAAAGGCGATGAAGACAGAACGCTGCCTGCGGTTAATAAAGGTGACGAGTTGTCGCTTGTCGATCTGGTTCCGGCACAGCACTTCACCAAGCCGCCTGCGCGCTTCAGTGAAGCGTCCCTGGTGAAAGAGCTGGAAAAACGCGGTATTGGTCGTCCGTCGACCTACGCGTCCATCATCTCGACGATTCAGGACCGTGGCTACGTGCGCGTTGAAAACCGTCGTTTCTATGCGGAAAAAATGGGTGAGATCGTCACCGACCGTCTGGAAGCTAACTTCCGCGAATTGATGAACTACGATTTCACCGCGCAAATGGAAGACAGCCTCGACCAGGTTGCCAGCCATCAGGCGGAATGGAAAAAGGTACTCGACAGCTTCTTCAGCGACTTTACCGACCAGCTTGAAAAAGCGGAGAAAGACCCTGAAGAGGGCGGCATGCTGCCTAACCAGATGGTTCTGACCAGCATCGACTGCCCAACCTGCGGCCGCAAGATGGGGATCCGTACCGCAACCACGGGCGTGTTCCTTGGCTGCTCCGGCTACGCGCTGTCACCAAAAGAGCGCTGCAAAACCACCATCAACCTGGTGCCTGAGAACGAAGTTCTCAACGTGCTGGAAGGTGACGATGCGGAAACTAACGCTCTGCGTGCCAAACGCCGCTGCAAGAAATGCGGCACGGCAATGGACAGCTACCTGATCGATCCAAAACGTAAGCTGCACGTTTGCGGTAATAACCCAACGTGTGACGGGTATGAGATCGAAGAGGGCGAGTTCCGCATTAAAGGCTATGACGGCCCGATTGTGGAATGCGAGAAGTGTGGCTCTGAAATGCACCTGAAAATGGGGCGTTTCGGTAAGTACATGGCCTGTACCAACGACGAGTGTAAAAACACGCGCAAAATCCTGCGTAACGGCGAAGTGGCTCCTCCGAAGGAAGATCCGGTTCCGCTGCCAGAACTGCCGTGCGAGAAATCAGACGCGTACTTCGTGCTGCGTGATGGTGCCGCAGGTGTCTTCCTGGCCGCCAACACCTTCCCGAAATCGCGTGAAACGCGCGCGCCGCTGGTGGAAGAGTTGCATCGCTTCCGCGATCGTCTGCCTGAGAAACTGCGTTATCTGGCCGATGCGCCACAGCAGGATCCGGAAGGCAACAAAACCGTGGTGCGGTTTAGCCGTAAAACCAAGCAGCAGTATGTTGCGGCCGAGAAAGAGGGTAAAGCGACCGGATGGTCAGCCTTCTTTGTCGATGGCAAATGGGTTGAAGGCAAGAAATAA
- a CDS encoding YciN family protein yields MQNTTQPIDRASLLIEANKLIRDHEDTLAGIEATGVEQRNGVLIFSGEYFLDEQGLPTPKSTAVFNMFKYLAHTLSEKYHLVD; encoded by the coding sequence ATGCAGAATACGACCCAACCTATTGACCGAGCCTCTCTGCTTATCGAAGCAAACAAGCTTATCCGTGACCATGAAGATACGCTGGCGGGCATTGAAGCCACTGGCGTAGAGCAGCGTAATGGCGTGCTGATTTTCAGCGGCGAATACTTCCTTGACGAACAGGGTTTACCGACCCCGAAAAGCACCGCCGTGTTTAACATGTTCAAATACCTGGCGCATACGCTTTCAGAGAAATATCACCTGGTCGATTAA
- the sohB gene encoding protease SohB, with translation MELLSQYGLFLAKIATVVVAIAVVAVLIVNLTQRKRQRGELRITRLSEQYKEMQEEMSLALLDSHQQKLWLKAQKKKHKQEAKAAKAKAKLNAPQDKATPRVYVLDFKGSMDAHEVSSLREEVTAVLAVATPQDQVVVRLESPGGVVHGYGLAASQLQRLREKQIPLTVAVDKVAASGGYMMACVADKIVAAPFSIIGSIGVVAQIPNFNRFLKNKEIDIELHTAGQYKRTLTLLGENTEEGRQKFREDLNETHHLFKDFVHRMRPTLDIEQVATGEHWYGVQAQEKGLVDEVGTSDDLLLNLMEGRELVGVRFTQRKRLLDRFTNSAAESADRLLLRWLQRGQKPLL, from the coding sequence GTGGAATTACTTTCTCAATATGGGTTGTTTTTGGCCAAAATCGCGACGGTGGTGGTTGCCATTGCGGTGGTAGCCGTTCTGATTGTCAACCTGACGCAGCGCAAGCGTCAGCGTGGGGAGTTACGCATCACCCGCCTGAGCGAGCAGTATAAAGAGATGCAGGAAGAGATGTCTCTGGCGCTGCTTGATAGTCATCAACAGAAACTCTGGCTGAAAGCGCAGAAGAAAAAACATAAACAGGAAGCCAAAGCGGCAAAGGCAAAAGCAAAGCTCAATGCGCCGCAGGATAAGGCCACGCCGCGCGTCTATGTGCTCGATTTTAAAGGCAGTATGGATGCGCATGAAGTTTCTTCTCTGCGGGAAGAAGTGACTGCCGTTCTGGCCGTGGCGACACCGCAGGATCAGGTTGTCGTGCGTCTTGAAAGCCCGGGCGGGGTGGTTCACGGTTACGGACTGGCCGCCTCACAGCTGCAGCGCCTGCGTGAAAAACAGATCCCGCTGACCGTGGCCGTGGATAAAGTGGCGGCGAGCGGTGGCTACATGATGGCCTGCGTGGCGGACAAAATTGTTGCCGCGCCGTTCTCCATTATTGGCTCGATCGGCGTGGTCGCGCAAATTCCGAACTTTAACCGCTTCCTGAAAAATAAAGAGATTGATATCGAACTTCACACGGCGGGTCAGTACAAACGTACCCTGACGCTGCTGGGGGAAAACACGGAAGAAGGGCGTCAAAAATTCCGCGAAGATCTCAACGAAACGCATCATCTCTTTAAAGATTTTGTACACCGTATGCGCCCAACGCTCGATATTGAACAGGTCGCGACGGGCGAGCACTGGTACGGCGTCCAGGCGCAGGAGAAAGGGCTGGTGGATGAGGTCGGAACCAGCGACGATCTGCTGCTCAATCTAATGGAAGGCCGGGAGCTGGTGGGCGTGCGCTTTACCCAGCGTAAGCGACTCCTTGACCGCTTTACCAACAGTGCAGCGGAAAGCGCGGATCGCCTGCTGTTGCGCTGGCTACAGCGCGGACAAAAACCGCTGCTGTAA
- a CDS encoding YciK family oxidoreductase produces MHYQPQKNLLHNRIILVTGASDGIGREAALTYAEYGAHVILIGRNEEKLKSVAQEIEAACGTPAPWYTLDLLTCTPAVCQELAQRISAHYPRLDGVLHNAGLLGEVRPMDKQDPDIWQQVMQVNVNGTFFLTQALLPLLLKSESGSLVFTSSSVGREGRANWGAYAVSKFATEGMMQVLAEEYQSRHLRVNCINPGGTRTKMRASAFPSEDPQKLKTPADIMPLYLWLMGDDSRRKTGMTFDAQPGRKPGISQ; encoded by the coding sequence GTGCATTATCAACCGCAAAAAAATCTGCTGCACAACCGGATTATTCTTGTCACCGGTGCCAGCGACGGGATTGGCCGCGAGGCAGCCCTGACATACGCCGAATATGGCGCGCACGTCATTTTGATCGGGCGCAACGAAGAAAAACTGAAAAGCGTCGCTCAGGAGATTGAGGCTGCATGCGGCACGCCGGCCCCGTGGTATACGCTCGATTTACTGACCTGCACGCCTGCGGTGTGCCAGGAATTAGCCCAGCGCATCAGCGCTCACTATCCGAGACTCGACGGCGTGCTGCATAACGCCGGTTTGTTAGGCGAGGTTCGTCCGATGGATAAACAGGATCCTGATATCTGGCAGCAGGTGATGCAGGTCAACGTCAACGGCACGTTTTTCCTCACACAGGCATTGCTTCCTTTATTACTCAAATCCGAGTCAGGGTCCCTGGTCTTTACCTCGTCCAGCGTTGGCCGTGAAGGACGCGCAAACTGGGGAGCCTATGCCGTATCAAAATTCGCGACCGAAGGCATGATGCAGGTGCTGGCGGAGGAGTATCAGAGCCGCCATCTGCGCGTAAACTGCATTAACCCGGGCGGTACGCGCACCAAAATGCGCGCCAGCGCGTTCCCGAGCGAAGATCCGCAGAAGCTGAAAACCCCGGCAGACATTATGCCGCTCTATCTCTGGCTGATGGGCGACGACAGCCGCCGCAAAACCGGGATGACCTTTGACGCCCAGCCGGGACGTAAACCTGGAATTTCTCAATGA
- the cobO gene encoding cob(I)yrinic acid a,c-diamide adenosyltransferase: MSEERHQQRQQRLKEQVDARVAAAQDERGIVIVFTGNGKGKTTAAFGTATRAVGHGQKVGVIQFIKGEWPNGERNLLEPHGVEFQVMATGFTWDTQNRETDTAACLAVWEHAKRMLADPSLNMVLLDEITYMVAYDYLPLEAVLDALKNRPVHQTVIVTGRGCHRDILEMADTVSELRPVKHAFDAGIKAQIGIDY; the protein is encoded by the coding sequence ATGAGTGAAGAACGTCATCAGCAGCGCCAGCAGCGTCTGAAAGAACAGGTCGATGCGCGCGTCGCGGCAGCCCAGGACGAACGTGGGATCGTCATCGTTTTTACCGGCAACGGCAAGGGCAAAACCACTGCCGCATTCGGCACGGCGACACGCGCCGTCGGACACGGTCAAAAAGTGGGCGTGATCCAGTTTATCAAAGGCGAATGGCCCAACGGTGAGCGGAATTTGCTTGAGCCTCACGGCGTTGAGTTTCAGGTAATGGCGACCGGGTTTACGTGGGATACTCAGAACCGGGAAACGGATACTGCAGCCTGTCTCGCCGTCTGGGAGCATGCAAAGAGAATGCTGGCCGATCCCTCGCTGAATATGGTTCTGCTGGATGAGATCACCTATATGGTCGCCTACGACTACCTGCCGCTGGAAGCCGTGCTGGATGCTCTGAAGAATCGTCCTGTACACCAGACGGTTATCGTCACGGGGCGCGGGTGTCATCGGGATATTCTGGAGATGGCCGATACCGTCAGCGAGCTGCGTCCGGTCAAACATGCGTTTGATGCGGGCATCAAAGCGCAAATTGGAATTGATTACTAA